One genomic region from Candidatus Cybelea sp. encodes:
- a CDS encoding glycosyltransferase family 4 protein yields the protein MRRLQEKQGRARSLAIVTAFYPPTVGGVERFSQEFARAALDIGLSVNVVATAPVQQPELTVEDGGIRILRIPACNIPFSGSYFPIPVAGRRLVGEFLNCDIVMAQTRFFPTTMMAAGMAAIRGRRIYVVDHGAGPLRSAPAAMVSSMAYEHLVTLALRLFSPRFVAVSAASAQWLGRFGVHNARVVPNGVEPREKAPVRDRRSFVKPIVFYAGRLFEEKGIIELVNGVASLRRQGIDIELRVAGQGPLAGALQRRALKSDFLVYLGGLSPEDVAGELERATVLVNPSNLGEGFSRILLEAGAAALPAISTPYGACRELIEDGVTGWLIPRGRADVIASCLEKVISQPEESIRRGVELFRLVQQKYTWPSIVRRFLEDAESDSA from the coding sequence AAGAGAAGCAAGGTCGCGCGAGATCGCTCGCCATAGTAACTGCGTTCTATCCCCCGACTGTCGGAGGCGTTGAGCGATTTTCGCAAGAGTTTGCCCGGGCGGCCCTCGACATCGGGCTCTCTGTAAATGTTGTTGCAACCGCTCCAGTTCAGCAGCCAGAACTTACAGTCGAAGACGGTGGAATCAGAATCCTGCGCATCCCCGCTTGCAATATACCGTTTTCCGGGAGTTACTTCCCGATACCAGTCGCCGGGAGGCGGCTCGTAGGAGAATTTCTCAATTGCGATATCGTAATGGCTCAAACACGGTTTTTCCCTACCACGATGATGGCGGCGGGAATGGCAGCGATTCGAGGCAGACGCATATATGTAGTAGACCACGGCGCCGGCCCCTTGCGCTCTGCTCCGGCGGCCATGGTCTCATCGATGGCCTATGAACATCTGGTTACCTTAGCGTTAAGGTTGTTCTCCCCGAGGTTTGTTGCGGTTTCGGCGGCGTCGGCGCAGTGGCTCGGCCGCTTCGGCGTCCACAACGCGCGTGTTGTCCCAAACGGCGTTGAGCCGCGGGAAAAGGCGCCCGTCCGCGACAGGCGATCGTTCGTCAAGCCGATCGTTTTCTACGCGGGAAGGCTCTTTGAAGAGAAAGGGATCATTGAACTCGTCAATGGAGTTGCATCGCTGAGGCGACAGGGAATAGATATCGAACTCAGGGTGGCTGGGCAAGGCCCCCTTGCGGGCGCTCTTCAAAGACGTGCGTTGAAAAGTGACTTCTTGGTTTACCTCGGCGGCCTTAGCCCTGAGGATGTGGCAGGCGAGCTTGAACGTGCGACGGTGCTGGTAAACCCATCAAATTTAGGGGAAGGCTTTTCAAGAATTTTGCTAGAGGCGGGAGCCGCCGCATTACCGGCGATCTCCACGCCATACGGCGCATGTCGGGAGCTCATCGAGGATGGCGTTACAGGGTGGCTCATTCCGCGCGGCCGCGCAGATGTTATTGCTTCGTGCCTAGAGAAAGTGATTTCACAGCCCGAAGAGTCCATACGCCGCGGAGTCGAACTTTTTCGGTTAGTCCAGCAGAAATACACTTGGCCCTCTATTGTGCGGAGGTTTTTGGAAGATGCGGAAAGCGACAGCGCGTAA